Part of the Maridesulfovibrio sp. genome, GTATTCGCCATTATCCCTGAGCATGCAGTGGAAAAGCTACAGGAAAGATTCCCATTCTACATCTGGGATGAAAAAACCGGTGAAGTGCGCTGGATGACCTCTTGGTCTACCACCGAAGAGGATATTGAAAACTTCTGCGCTGCTTTGGAAGAATTAATTTAATTTTGCCTCCGGCGGCTTAAACCCTTTTGCAAAAGGATTTAAGAATCCCAAAACCTTTCATTATGGCTTCACCACTATTGGAGGGAGACCGTAAATTAATTTAACGCCCTCTTTTTAACACCGTAAAAGAGGGCGTTTATTTATATTAACGTTAAATTGGGCCTAGGCCACTTTTTCATCATTACTTGGGCAACCGCAATCTTTCCTATCCCCAGCAGCCGAAGATTTTAGATGGTAATCCAAATATTCCCTTCCCTGCTCCCTGCCCATAAACTTGAACAGGCTGCGTTCGGAAGTTTCCAGCAGGTCGACCACGATTAATCCGTCAAGTGCATTGCCGAAATCAGGATCTACGTTAAAACCGGCCAGCTTGCCGCCGATCTTCAAATAATGACGCAGCAGGACCGGAATTCCTCCGCCTCCTTCAATATCCTGAACTACTTTCTCCAAGTCGGACTCATCAGCAAAGAAAACACCCGGTAAGTTTTTCTGCCATGCCTTCAGCTTCTTGAATTTCAAAGGCCGGGCCGGGGAAATAAGCTCCGCCAAATCCGTGCGTCCATTATGTTTCAGCAAAGAATCAGCAATCAATTCACGGGATATTCTCTTATAGTCATTGGAAATGCTTACGCACCCGAACAGATAGCGGTACTGCGGATTGCGCGCGAGATAAGCGGCAATCCCTTTCCAAAGCATCATCAACGAATAAAAATTCTTTTGATAACTGGGCCGGATAAAGGACCTGCCCAGCTCAAGGGCCGGACTGACTTTATCGAAAAATTTGGGATCAAAACGGAAGAAGGAATGACTGTAAACCCCGTTCAACCCGAATCTCCTGATCTGTTCATCTGCTCGGGAGATTCGATAAGCCCCGGCAATTTCATTGCTTTCCTTATGCCATAGAACCAGATGGATAAAGGTATTGTCGAAACGATCCACATCAACAGCCTGCCCGGTTCCTTCACCGACTTGACGAAAAGTCTTTTCTCGCAAACGCCCTATTTCGTGCAGAACAAAGGGGCAATTAGCAGCATGGACTTCATGCACCGCAAATTCGTTATTCTCCACCAGCACGGATTCCGACCCAAGCATGCTCAGCTCGGTAATGATCCTGCGCTGTGAAACCTGATCACTGATACTGGCTTCCTTTTTCTTGAAGGCGGGCAAGAAAATTCGATTCTTTTTGAAACGCGAATGCAGGCTATATGTGCGGAAACGCAAGTATTCCATGAGCTCCTGTTTGTCATCAAATGATGCCAAACGCTCTCCGCTGATAGTATTACCAACGGCGTACTCAACCGGTCCTGATTTTTGTTTCAGGTTTTCGCGAGGCAAAAGTACAGTACGCAGGGAAGGATGGATCATGCCTGCTGCCTGAAAGAGCACACTATTGCGACCATTAAAGAATACTGGCGTGGCACTGGCTCCGGTGCGCTTGATAATCCCGCCGACTGACGGACTCCATGCCGGGTCTTCCACCTTGGCTCCCTTGATATTGAGACTAGCGACCTCTCCGGCGGGGAATACAGCAAGCATGCCGCCGGACTTCACCCATTCAACGGCTTCCTTGAGTCCGGAAATATTACCTAAATGAGACCCTTTGCGTCCGAAGGGATCCACTGCTATCAGATAATCTTTCATCTCTGGAATTAATCCGAGCATGAAATTAGCCATGATTTTGACATCCGGTCGAACCGCTTTCAGTAACTGAATTAGAATCAGCCCTTCCACAACGCCGAAAGGATGATTCGCCACCACCACTGAAGGTCCGCTTTTAGGAATCCTTTTCAATTCCTGCGTATCCAATTCCACGTTTACACCTAACAGGCTTAATGCCTTACTCACAAAATCATCGTGTTTTTTTTCAAGCCAGTGCTCTTCATCGTGCAATCTGTCATATAAGAAGTTCAAACGTGGCAGGCACAAAAGGTGTGACAGTGGTTTTTCTACGAGCGAGAACAAAGCCCCCCTGAAAGGATCCTCAAACGGTGATTTCAAACTGAATAAATCTGAACAGGTTTCACGTCCCATCAACAACTCCCGGCTATTAATTTTTGTTAAATTACTTTAACCGGACAGATTCCCGCCTGTGTTACCTTGCAGTGACATGTGCCTTACATTTTCACCTCACCGACCTAGCCCAAGAAATAGACCATTCTATATGCTAAGAAAAATAAAAAAGCAGACAAATTAATGTCTGCCTTATTTTGTACTTGTCAACCGTTTGAAAATTGACTACTGAATAGTTCCAAGATCGGCTTTCATATGCCAATGATCCCTTGGGATTGGGATACAGAAACTGCGTTCAGCCACGTCTGCGCACAGTATCAACCCCTTCGTATCCTGATCCCAAAACACACGATCTATAAAAAAGGCTATAGCTTGTGAATTGGTCAGTGTCTCGGGCCGGCTACCGGGCATAAATCTTTGCATCACTGCAACGGCAGCTTTCTTCAGGGTCAGTACAGCGTGGGTCGAAATGGCTACATCCTGAAAATCCAATTCATGGAGTATTGCGCTTTCCCCGGCCATGACTTCAGCGATCTTGACCCGCTCCTCAGACGCTTCGCGGTGTTGATAATTATTCATGGTCTGCCTCCTAATGCTGTTACGAGATGCAAGTACTCAATCACATGCAAAAGACGAGCCGACTGTTGGTATCAGTATACATTATTATTTTCGCAAAAACAAAATATTTTTACTACGGGCAGATCTATGACTGAAAAATATTTCGGTGCACGGCTTCAGGAAGATGGAAAATGTTCTTTTAGAATTTTTGCTCCGCACGCCCAACAGGTTAAAATAAAGATACAAAACCAACAAAACGACTTTTACACTTTAATTCCGTCCCAGTATGGTTTTCACGAAATCACGTTAGATGAAGTTCAGTCCGGAGCCCTCTATTCTTATGTGCTTGATGACGGCCCTAGCATTCCTGACCCGGCTTCATCCTGGCAGCCGGACGATTTAAAAAACGCCTCTGCTGTAATAGGCCACCATTTTTTTGACTGGAGCGGGGATAATTTTTCCGGCCTGCCCATGAGCGAAATGATACTCTACGAAGCTCATATTGGCACGTTCAGCCCGGAAAAGAATTTTCAAGGACTCATCTCCAAACTATCTCACCTTAGCGAGCTAGGGATCAACACCTTACAGCTGATGCCTGTATCAAACTTCGCCGGAACTCAGGGCTGGGGATATGAAACAACCTTCCCTTATTCAGTACACCCTCCATACGGAAATCCTGAAGACCTGAAGGCCCTGATTAAGCAATGCCACTTGCGAAACATAGCGGTTATACTGGATGTATCCTTCGGAAGTTTGATTCCGGTTGCTGCGCTGGAAGATGCCTACGCCCCATTCTTTAGCAATAAATACAATTCCCTTAATGGCCGGGCTTTAAATTTCGATGAAAAGTATAGCTACGGAGTTCGAGAATTTTACATTCAATGTGCTCTTTCGTGGTTGCGCGACTACCATGTTGACGGGTTGCGCATTAAAGATGCCGATCAGATTTTTGATCAGACTCCCATCCATTTCCTTGAGGAATTAGCAAATAGAATCAAGGATTTTGCCAGCCAGAACAACAGAACTTGTGTGCTTATCAATGGAGACAAACGAAATGCCTTGCGCCCGGTACTGCCGCCGGAAAAAGGAGGCTACGGTCTGGATGCCCTTTACAGCGATGACTTTTACTGCGCGCTTCATAGTCAGATAACCGGAAACCATGAAGGACGCTTTAAAGATTATGCAGCCCCGGAACGCATGGTTGCGGCAATGCAGTACGGTTTTGCCTACCGTGGTGAAATTTCGAATCACTACCTGAGACGGCAGGGACGCAATAAATCAGAGCTGAGCGGATGCAAATTTATTGTTTACTCTCAAGGTCATGAAGAAAATTACGGCGACACATCCAAGTGCCGCATAATTAAAAATGCCGGGTTCGAAGCAGCAAAACTGAGTGCCGGGGCAACACTGCTTTCACCCTATGTACCGATGATTTTCATGGGTGATGAATACGGCGAAAGCGCACCTTTCAATAATTTCAATGACTCGCAGGACGGGAATTGCCCTGATGAGTACTGTTTGAATTGGATGAACATTGAAAGCGATCAAGGCCGTGCAATGTTGGCCCTTTACCGCAACCTGCTGAAAATCAGGAAGGAGCACCCTACCATTCATGAACCATGTCGCCATCGATGCCATGTGCAGGAGATAGCACCGGGGGTAATTTTAGTTTTCCGCAACTCGACATACGGAGACAGGAAATACGCTGCAGTACTCTTCAATTTTTCCAAGGATGATACAGAAAGCGCGATTGCCCAATACCTGCCGGAAGGGGTCTGGAACACCGAACTTTACAGTGCATCCAGCGCCTACTCCGGAAGAGCCTCGGCTTTACCGGAAATATTACCTCAGGATGGAAAAATAAAGATAGCAGCACAATCATTTGCCCTTTTCCTTCATTCGGAATTTCGGAATTGATGATCAGATCCGGGATGTTTAAATCAGGTTAAAAGATATCGTCTGGACATCTCCCCACTTGCCCTGCAATATGATAATGTTAGATTTAGCGTGGCTGCAGCATATTATGCAGAGCAAGAAGGAGATATATAATGAAACGTTCCAGCGGCATTCTTTTGCATTTCACATCAATGCCTTCCCGGTTCGGTGTCGGCGATCTTGGTCCGGCGGCATATGATTTCGCCGATTTTCTAGCTGAAGCCGGACAACGATTCTGGCAAGTGCTGCCCATCACTCCCACAGCTCCGGAGCTCTGCAACTCACCCTATTCGGGATTTTCAGCTTATGCAGCCAACCCGCTTTTGATCAGCCCGGAACTTATGGTCGATTACGGCCTGCTGGAATATGAAGACATTCTCCAACACACCCTGCCCGACACCGATCATGCTGATTTCGAAACAGCCGGAAGAGTTAAGGAAGAATTACTGCGCAAAGCTTTCGCACGGGTAGCGAACAATCTCCTCGATGAAGTGATTTTTAACCAGTTTATCTGGGATAATATGCACTGGATCAACGATTTTGCCCTTTTTACTGCCCTGAAAAAGCATTTCAAAGGTGAGAGCTGGGTCACATGGCCCGAAGACATACGCGACCGAACAGAAGACGGTTTGCGTCATTGGGGCGAAAAGCTCTACCGCGAAATCCTATACGTAAAATTCTGCCAATGGATTTTCTTCCGCCAATGGGGGCAACTCAAAGACCATCTTGATGAGATCGGGGTGGAACTTATTGGAGACGTACCAATCTACGTTACCCACGACAGTTCAGATGTCTGGGCCAACCGCAATATTTTTAAACTAGACGAAAAGGGCGAAGCATATTGCGTAGCCGGTGTTCCGCCGGACTATTTCAGTAAGAATGGCCAGCTCTGGGGTAATCCTGTTTACAATTGGGAAGTTCTCCAGAATGACGGCTTCGGATGGTGGATCAGTCGCATGAAACACAATCTCGGACTGTACCATTGGGTACGCCTTGACCATTTCCGCGGATTTTCGGCCTATTGGGAAGTTCCCGCCGAAGCTGAGACAGCCATGGAAGGCTACTGGGTACCTGCCCCCGGCCATCAACTCTTTGAGAAACTCACTGAAGAAATAGGCTGCCTGCGAATTATCGCTGAAGATCTCGGCCACATCACACCGGATGTAATATGGCTTAAGGACCGCTTCCAACTTCCGGGCATGAACATCCTGCAATTCTCCTTTGGCGATGACATCGGTTATTGCGGCGATGCCCTGCATAACCACAAACGAAATTCCGTGGTCTACACCGGAACTCACGATAACAACACCAACAGAGGCTGGTTCCTCGAAGATGCGGACGAAGTCAGTCGCAAGCACCTGCTATCCTATCTAGGCCACAACTGGATAGATGACGCCAAAATTTCATGGGAGCTGATCAGGTTGCTCATGTCCAGCGTAGGCTGCTTGTGTGTGATTCAGGCGCAGGACCTACTCAACCTCGACGGCAAGGCCCGTATGAATGTCCCCGGTGAAGCCGACGGCAACTGGGGATGGAAGCTCACCCCCGGACAGCTAAGCCCACTTATACGCGAAAAACTCGGTGAAATGACCGAGCTTTTCGGGCGGACCAGCAAAATTGACTAGTCTATTAATTTTACGTTCATTTTTAACCTCAATACACGTTAATTAAACTTTGCTCTCTTTTAACCAGCACAAAACATAAGCTAAAATGAACAACAAACTATATCATGATTATGCCTCTGAATACAGTGAGGCTATCAAACAAAATATTTACAATGCACTTTTCGAACGTCCTTCACTGCAAGCCATGCTGCCTGATATCAAAGGCAAAACAGTACTGGACTTGGGATGTGCTTCAGGAGAACACTCCAAACACCTGGCAAGTAAAGGTGCATATGTAACTGCCGTCGACATTTCCCAAGCAATGATCGACCTGATCCAGAAACAAAACCAAAGCAGCCTCAAGGCATACGCTCAAGATATTTCCAAAGGCCTACCCAATGAGCAAGATAAATCTTTTGACGTGGTAATCAGTGGATTGACAATCCATTATATTAAAGACTTGAATCCCCTTTTTTCCGATATCAGCCGGGTTCTAAAACAGAATGGACAATTCATTTTCTCTACCCATCATCCAGTTATTGATTTTAAAAGCAGTGTTTCCGGAAATTATTTTGAAAAAGAACTGATCACCGAGGAATGGGACGTAATTGGTAAACCTGTAGAAGTTTCATTTTACCGTAGACCACTTACAGAGCTATTTTCCGCCATAACTCAAGCAGGACTTTGCGTTACCGCCCTGAACGAAGGAATGCCGCAAAAAGAGATACAGAAGCTTAATCCTGCAACTTACAAAAGACTCACGACAAAGCCTAACTTTCTATTCATTGAGTGCACTAAAAAATAAGGCCAATATATTTAAACTCCAGCGGAGTCATAAGTAAGCAGTCCCATGGATATTCATAGGACTGCCCATGCCCATGCCTGAACTTCATAATAAAGTTTCATCTCCGTAACCGAATTGCGATTTTTTCCCAGACAGCCGGACGTATAAGCCCCATAGTCAAAGGATTAATAATCAATTCCACAATCCAAGTCGGAGGTTAATTATGAATTCTTCCCAAAGAACCAGCATCAGAAAACATCTTGAAATAAAGCTTGCAGAACTCATTAAGCGAACCACTACCCGTGATACCGCTGTTGAAAGCTGCGCTGATGACAATGAATATGCTTCCCGTATCAGCGAACAGAAGATCAATCTTGCCCTGCATGTGCGCGAGACAAAACTGATCAGGGATATGGAAGAAACTTTGAGCCGGGTAGACAGCTGGGATTTCGGCATTTGCGAAGATTGCGGCGAAGAAATTGCCATCGCCCGAATCAAAGCTAACCCGACCACCCGCTTCTGCGTGTACTGCCAATCCCGTATGGAAGAAGACCAGCTTGGTCGTGTCGGGTAATTTTGATATGGCTTAGCCTCTGTTTACAAATTATCCTCTTTATCG contains:
- a CDS encoding GNAT family N-acyltransferase, with translation MSKALSLLGVNVELDTQELKRIPKSGPSVVVANHPFGVVEGLILIQLLKAVRPDVKIMANFMLGLIPEMKDYLIAVDPFGRKGSHLGNISGLKEAVEWVKSGGMLAVFPAGEVASLNIKGAKVEDPAWSPSVGGIIKRTGASATPVFFNGRNSVLFQAAGMIHPSLRTVLLPRENLKQKSGPVEYAVGNTISGERLASFDDKQELMEYLRFRTYSLHSRFKKNRIFLPAFKKKEASISDQVSQRRIITELSMLGSESVLVENNEFAVHEVHAANCPFVLHEIGRLREKTFRQVGEGTGQAVDVDRFDNTFIHLVLWHKESNEIAGAYRISRADEQIRRFGLNGVYSHSFFRFDPKFFDKVSPALELGRSFIRPSYQKNFYSLMMLWKGIAAYLARNPQYRYLFGCVSISNDYKRISRELIADSLLKHNGRTDLAELISPARPLKFKKLKAWQKNLPGVFFADESDLEKVVQDIEGGGGIPVLLRHYLKIGGKLAGFNVDPDFGNALDGLIVVDLLETSERSLFKFMGREQGREYLDYHLKSSAAGDRKDCGCPSNDEKVA
- a CDS encoding alpha-amylase family glycosyl hydrolase, with translation MTEKYFGARLQEDGKCSFRIFAPHAQQVKIKIQNQQNDFYTLIPSQYGFHEITLDEVQSGALYSYVLDDGPSIPDPASSWQPDDLKNASAVIGHHFFDWSGDNFSGLPMSEMILYEAHIGTFSPEKNFQGLISKLSHLSELGINTLQLMPVSNFAGTQGWGYETTFPYSVHPPYGNPEDLKALIKQCHLRNIAVILDVSFGSLIPVAALEDAYAPFFSNKYNSLNGRALNFDEKYSYGVREFYIQCALSWLRDYHVDGLRIKDADQIFDQTPIHFLEELANRIKDFASQNNRTCVLINGDKRNALRPVLPPEKGGYGLDALYSDDFYCALHSQITGNHEGRFKDYAAPERMVAAMQYGFAYRGEISNHYLRRQGRNKSELSGCKFIVYSQGHEENYGDTSKCRIIKNAGFEAAKLSAGATLLSPYVPMIFMGDEYGESAPFNNFNDSQDGNCPDEYCLNWMNIESDQGRAMLALYRNLLKIRKEHPTIHEPCRHRCHVQEIAPGVILVFRNSTYGDRKYAAVLFNFSKDDTESAIAQYLPEGVWNTELYSASSAYSGRASALPEILPQDGKIKIAAQSFALFLHSEFRN
- the malQ gene encoding 4-alpha-glucanotransferase, with amino-acid sequence MKRSSGILLHFTSMPSRFGVGDLGPAAYDFADFLAEAGQRFWQVLPITPTAPELCNSPYSGFSAYAANPLLISPELMVDYGLLEYEDILQHTLPDTDHADFETAGRVKEELLRKAFARVANNLLDEVIFNQFIWDNMHWINDFALFTALKKHFKGESWVTWPEDIRDRTEDGLRHWGEKLYREILYVKFCQWIFFRQWGQLKDHLDEIGVELIGDVPIYVTHDSSDVWANRNIFKLDEKGEAYCVAGVPPDYFSKNGQLWGNPVYNWEVLQNDGFGWWISRMKHNLGLYHWVRLDHFRGFSAYWEVPAEAETAMEGYWVPAPGHQLFEKLTEEIGCLRIIAEDLGHITPDVIWLKDRFQLPGMNILQFSFGDDIGYCGDALHNHKRNSVVYTGTHDNNTNRGWFLEDADEVSRKHLLSYLGHNWIDDAKISWELIRLLMSSVGCLCVIQAQDLLNLDGKARMNVPGEADGNWGWKLTPGQLSPLIREKLGEMTELFGRTSKID
- a CDS encoding class I SAM-dependent methyltransferase — encoded protein: MNNKLYHDYASEYSEAIKQNIYNALFERPSLQAMLPDIKGKTVLDLGCASGEHSKHLASKGAYVTAVDISQAMIDLIQKQNQSSLKAYAQDISKGLPNEQDKSFDVVISGLTIHYIKDLNPLFSDISRVLKQNGQFIFSTHHPVIDFKSSVSGNYFEKELITEEWDVIGKPVEVSFYRRPLTELFSAITQAGLCVTALNEGMPQKEIQKLNPATYKRLTTKPNFLFIECTKK
- a CDS encoding TraR/DksA family transcriptional regulator, yielding MNSSQRTSIRKHLEIKLAELIKRTTTRDTAVESCADDNEYASRISEQKINLALHVRETKLIRDMEETLSRVDSWDFGICEDCGEEIAIARIKANPTTRFCVYCQSRMEEDQLGRVG